From one Montipora capricornis isolate CH-2021 chromosome 10, ASM3666992v2, whole genome shotgun sequence genomic stretch:
- the LOC138018854 gene encoding protein C19orf12 homolog — protein MGSGNENGGIPRNCQLPRNLTFSSVIVRSSKRIMPVSVVEFQRVMSILADEDQLKVTVKTSAYGGVVAGVTTTIGGLIAGPAGLLVGGAVGGMLAYKSAGNFKPVSQVINDMNAHERQLLYDAMKDIIDNLSIEDYMGLIAFLNGGPGLLIRQQLMDRMVSFLRDQMRLQMAA, from the coding sequence atgggatctgggaacgagaatggggGAATACCCAGAAATTGTCAGCTTCCTCGAAATTTGACTTTCTCTTCTGTCATTGTACGGTCCAGCAAACGCATTATGCCTGTCTCTGTGGTTGAATTTCAGCGAGTCATGTCCATTTTGGCAGACGAAGATCAGCTTAAAGTCACTGTCAAGACCAGTGCTTACGGTGGAGTTGTAGCTGGCGTAACAACAACCATTGGAGGGCTGATTGCTGGCCCTGCAGGTCTTCTAGTCGGAGGAGCAGTCGGTGGAATGTTGGCTTACAAGAGCGCTGGAAATTTCAAGCCAGTCTCTCAAGTTATAAACGACATGAATGCCCATGAGAGACAGTTGTTGTATGACGCAATGAAGGATATTATCGATAATCTGTCGATCGAAGATTACATGGGGCTTATAGCCTTCCTCAACGGCGGCCCTGGCTTGCTGATTCGACAACAGCTCATGGATAGAATGGTTTCATTTTTGCGAGATCAGATGCGTCTTCAGATGGCAGCGTAA
- the LOC138020992 gene encoding protein C19orf12-like, translated as MPISAEDLVSLLAIITSENNYQIIDSHRMKGGLMTGIGATVGGVCGGPVGLVVGGLVGGSLAVWKGKSTVVSLDQFLMDMNKEQRQAMFTYMRYLIDECKAQNFVALNAKVATDPVMKRRFLEVLLCYLKMELRLNVDTNTPQETGSDG; from the exons ATGCCAATCTCAGCAGAAGATCTTGTGAGTCTTTTGGCGATAATCACAAGCGAGAATAATTACCAAATCATCGACAGCCATCGCATGAAAGGAGGACTTATGACAGGAATTGGTGCTACAGTTGGAGGCGTCTGTGGAGGACCCGTCGGTCTGGTAGTCGGAGGACTTGTCGGCGGATCTCTAGCCGTTTGGAAAGGAAAATCAACTGTGGTATCTTTGGATCAATTCTTGATGGATATGAATAAGGAACAAAGGCAAGCTATGTTCACTTACATGAGATACTTGATCGACGAATGCAAAGCTCAGAATTTTGTGGCTTTGAACGCGAAGGTTGCTACAGATCCTGTAATGAAAAGGCGCTTTCTGGAAGTGTTGTTATGTTACTTGAAAATGGAACTCCGCTTAAATGTG GATACCAACACACCTCAAGAGACAGGAAGCGATGGATGA
- the LOC138020993 gene encoding uncharacterized protein: MIVTRTKLGMEISEIIQFRRGLPQGDSLCPRLFTICLNPIAWKLKATEGYRLSKPIDTKVTHLLYIDDLKIFAASAPKLNTVMKSARSAMQDISLDWNPKKCSVVHIKRGVKVEDAESLASVIKCLEEGAQYKFLGVLESTRQEDQIAFKLAAEMYLNRMSIIWSSPLSDFNRIVASNQYALPALTYLMWTQHLPITELQRIDREMRKIVVEQGGKHPLGSTALCHLTRQSGGRGLRSVEAEYKVIKIKGALNLFKNEDPTMELVRQFEDRSVRLGHCSIVKEALKYGQELEIKLNLVHPNPTCCTEDGDEIPGTKTKQQLKRAQQEKLKKDVRSQSWQGKLIASRWSDPELSNGCFDWLKWKSCPSYVIAGIYELYEQMLNTRIYQSKKTRTARERDVQCRLCGKAQESVAHILAGCSALAQSKYLHRHNCVLKILFFEMLHDLELVDTVPPWYSPIEPKPV, from the coding sequence ATGATTGTTACAAGAACTAAACTGGGGATGGAGATATCGGAGATTATCCAATTTAGAAGAGGACTGCCTCAGGGGGATTCTCTATGTCCGCGCCTATTTACTATCTGCCTGAATCCCATCGCTTGGAAACTCAAGGCAACTGAAGGATATAGACTCTCGAAGCCGATTGATACCAAAGTGACGCATTTGTTGTACATCGATGATCTTAAGATCTTTGCTGCCTCCGCACCTAAGCTCAACACTGTGATGAAATCAGCAAGATCTGCAATGCAAGATATCAGCCTCGACTGGAATCCGAAGAAGTGCTCTGTTGTACACATCAAGAGAGGAGTGAAAGTAGAGGACGCCGAGAGCTTAGCATCAGTGATCAAATGTCTAGAAGAGGGAGCTCAGTATAAGTTTCTGGGCGTGTTGGAAAGCACAAGACAAGAAGATCAGATAGCTTTTAAACTCGCCGCCGAGATGTACCTGAACAGAATGTCCATCATATGGTCCAGTCCGCTCTCTGATTTCAATCGCATTGTAGCCTCCAATCAGTACGCCTTACCTGCCTTGACTTACTTGATGTGGACACAACACCTTCCCATCACGGAACTTCAACGAATTGATCGTGAGATGCGCAAGATCGTAGTAGAGCAGGGAGGAAAGCACCCGCTGGGCTCAACTGCCTTATGTCATCTTACAAGGCAGAGCGGAGGACGAGGTCTGCGTTCCGTCGAAGCCGAGTACAAGGTGATTAAGATCAAAGGTGCACTCAACCTGTTCAAAAATGAGGATCCAACCATGGAGCTGGTGCGCCAGTTTGAAGACCGTTCAGTAAGGCTAGGACATTGTTCTATAGTCAAGGAGGCTTTGAAGTATGGGCAAGAGCTTGAAATAAAGCTAAATTTGGTGCACCCTAACCCTACATGCTGTACTGAGGATGGAGATGAGATCCCAGGTACAAAGACCAAACAGCAGTTGAAGCGAGCTCAGCAAGAAAAGCTGAAGAAGGACGTGCGAAGTCAGAGTTGGCAAGGGAAGCTGATCGCATCGAGATGGAGTGACCCCGAGCTGAGTAACGGGTGTTTTGACTGGCTTAAGTGGAAATCCTGTCCATCATACGTGATTGCTGGTATCTATGAGCTGTATGAGCAGATGCTCAATACACGAATCTACCAGAGTAAAAAGACAAGAACTGCTAGGGAACGTGACGTGCAATGCAGACTCTGCGGTAAAGCGCAAGAGTCGGTAGCACATATTTTGGCTGGATGTTCTGCGCTTGCGCAGAGCAAATATCTCCACAGGCATAATTGCGTGTTgaagattctgttttttgagaTGCTCCATGATCTAGAACTCGTAGACACTGTACCACCTTGGTACTCCCCGATCGAGCCAAAACCTGTCTAG